Proteins encoded in a region of the Rutidosis leptorrhynchoides isolate AG116_Rl617_1_P2 chromosome 9, CSIRO_AGI_Rlap_v1, whole genome shotgun sequence genome:
- the LOC139867537 gene encoding uncharacterized protein isoform X1, giving the protein MVLSLYFQNPAWSCAWDINHPNYMYAGLQNGTLLVYDMRHTVHPVQSIPGLESRPIHTIHPLAHDTSHPQTVTQLLTASSADPCLWNINSKMEKLFKVPELANMEASCTSLAYGCSTTSENIIATYKPKIQGTDSARNRESSLINGFAPSSVLHVQRVRSSFYFKLGSTSAQLGDVGMVKSTIINVDNCPPMFAYGHDVSNGLKLLKIPSLAVAQSLKPHQHPVVDVKYSRSQGSCVLGCISEDKLQLFSAKVL; this is encoded by the exons ATGGTTTTATCTTTATATTTTCAGAACCCTGCTTGGTCATGCGCGTGGGATATCAACCATCCAAATTATATGTATGCCGGATTGCAG AATGGTACGCTTTTGGTATATGACATGCGACATACGGTTCATCCAGTTCAATCTATACCTGGACTCGAATCCCGACCAATTCACACAATCCATCCTTTAGCGCATGATACTTCTCATCCTCAAACCGTGACACAACTTCTTACCGCTTCTTCTGCGGATCCCTGTTTATGGAACATTAATAGcaagatggaaaa ATTATTTAAAGTCCCGGAATTGGCAAATATGGAAGCTTCATGTACGTCACTTGCTTATGGTTGTTCAACAACAAGTGAAAACATTATTGCTACATACAAACCAAAGATTCAAGGGACCGATTCTGCTCGAAACCGGGAATCGTCTCTAATTAATGGGTTTGCACCAAGCTCGGTGCTTCACGTTCAAAGAGTTCGAAGTAGCTTTTATTTCAAGTTGGGATCTACTTCTGCACAACTAGGTGATGTTGGGATGGTTAAATCTACAATTATAAACGTTGATAATTGTCCACCAATGTTTGCATATGGACACGATGTTTCAAATGGGTTGAAACTGCTTAAGATCCCAAGTTTAGCAGTGGCACAAAGTTTAAAGCCACATCAGCATCCCGTTGTTGATGTCAAGTATTCGCGATCACAAGGGTCGTGTGTGCTCGGTTGCATAAGTGAAGACAAGCTTCAACTATTCTCTGCTAAAGTTTTGTGA
- the LOC139867537 gene encoding uncharacterized protein isoform X2, with translation MTYNLSNPAWSCAWDINHPNYMYAGLQNGTLLVYDMRHTVHPVQSIPGLESRPIHTIHPLAHDTSHPQTVTQLLTASSADPCLWNINSKMEKLFKVPELANMEASCTSLAYGCSTTSENIIATYKPKIQGTDSARNRESSLINGFAPSSVLHVQRVRSSFYFKLGSTSAQLGDVGMVKSTIINVDNCPPMFAYGHDVSNGLKLLKIPSLAVAQSLKPHQHPVVDVKYSRSQGSCVLGCISEDKLQLFSAKVL, from the exons ATGACTTACAATTTATCT AACCCTGCTTGGTCATGCGCGTGGGATATCAACCATCCAAATTATATGTATGCCGGATTGCAG AATGGTACGCTTTTGGTATATGACATGCGACATACGGTTCATCCAGTTCAATCTATACCTGGACTCGAATCCCGACCAATTCACACAATCCATCCTTTAGCGCATGATACTTCTCATCCTCAAACCGTGACACAACTTCTTACCGCTTCTTCTGCGGATCCCTGTTTATGGAACATTAATAGcaagatggaaaa ATTATTTAAAGTCCCGGAATTGGCAAATATGGAAGCTTCATGTACGTCACTTGCTTATGGTTGTTCAACAACAAGTGAAAACATTATTGCTACATACAAACCAAAGATTCAAGGGACCGATTCTGCTCGAAACCGGGAATCGTCTCTAATTAATGGGTTTGCACCAAGCTCGGTGCTTCACGTTCAAAGAGTTCGAAGTAGCTTTTATTTCAAGTTGGGATCTACTTCTGCACAACTAGGTGATGTTGGGATGGTTAAATCTACAATTATAAACGTTGATAATTGTCCACCAATGTTTGCATATGGACACGATGTTTCAAATGGGTTGAAACTGCTTAAGATCCCAAGTTTAGCAGTGGCACAAAGTTTAAAGCCACATCAGCATCCCGTTGTTGATGTCAAGTATTCGCGATCACAAGGGTCGTGTGTGCTCGGTTGCATAAGTGAAGACAAGCTTCAACTATTCTCTGCTAAAGTTTTGTGA